Proteins co-encoded in one Lysobacter solisilvae genomic window:
- a CDS encoding lectin, which produces MLPSAIPRLAPLAAFVLVMAACNGAGTPPATDATTPVAETTPSAEPAPAPSTGTPPPAEPVPPPASEPPASDQLARFDGYGDMRFGMSAQDARKAWDGELGGPTSGSHCYYVNPVSNPEQAYFALMMDGGKFVRYDVGNDREVAPGGGKRGMTQARIAELYGDRVEVTPHKYSDGKYLRIKDTAGNGVLVFETDGAGKVTEWHVGVPPQVDYVEGCS; this is translated from the coding sequence ATGCTGCCTTCCGCCATTCCACGCCTCGCCCCGCTCGCCGCGTTCGTCCTGGTGATGGCCGCCTGCAATGGCGCCGGCACCCCGCCCGCGACCGACGCCACGACACCGGTCGCCGAAACCACCCCGTCCGCCGAGCCTGCGCCCGCGCCGTCCACCGGGACGCCGCCGCCGGCCGAACCGGTACCGCCGCCGGCCTCCGAACCTCCCGCCTCCGATCAGCTGGCCCGCTTCGACGGCTACGGCGACATGCGTTTCGGCATGAGCGCGCAGGACGCCCGCAAGGCCTGGGACGGGGAACTGGGTGGACCCACCAGCGGCTCGCACTGCTACTACGTCAATCCGGTTTCCAATCCGGAACAGGCCTACTTCGCCCTGATGATGGACGGCGGAAAATTCGTCCGCTACGACGTCGGCAACGATCGCGAAGTCGCCCCGGGCGGCGGCAAGCGCGGGATGACGCAGGCCCGGATCGCGGAGCTTTACGGCGACCGCGTCGAGGTCACGCCGCACAAGTATTCCGACGGCAAGTACCTGCGCATCAAGGACACCGCCGGCAACGGCGTGCTGGTGTTCGAGACCGACGGAGCGGGCAAGGTGACCGAATGGCACGTCGGCGTGCCGCCGCAGGTCGACTACGTCGAAGGCTGCAGCTGA
- a CDS encoding NAD-dependent epimerase/dehydratase family protein: MKHALVFGGSGQIGRPLLGRLLRDGWRVTAVSRQPQHERLGLTWLRGDFDAMPTLPEQVDVLLSCGPLDAFARWYGGSRLECPRVVAFGSTSIEVKRGSADPHERDLAQRLREGEEGVMAAAAARDAAATLLRPTLVYGAGRDATLTRIAHLASQWGRFPLPRRACGLRQPVHVDDLASAAFSAIGSAASHGQAYALPGGETLAYRDMVLRVLETLEPVPTLVELPSPLFNLALAMARLTGRGTGLGEAAVLRMRTHLVFDPAPAQRDLRYAPRGFAPTARMFEARTDEDDAAD, from the coding sequence ATGAAGCACGCACTGGTTTTCGGCGGCAGTGGCCAGATCGGCCGGCCCCTGCTTGGACGCCTGCTGCGCGATGGCTGGCGTGTCACCGCCGTCTCGCGCCAGCCGCAGCACGAACGGCTGGGCCTGACCTGGCTGCGGGGCGACTTCGACGCGATGCCCACGCTGCCCGAACAGGTCGACGTGCTGCTCAGTTGCGGGCCGCTGGATGCCTTCGCCCGCTGGTATGGCGGCAGCCGCCTGGAATGCCCGCGCGTGGTGGCCTTCGGTTCGACCAGCATCGAGGTCAAGCGGGGTTCGGCCGACCCGCACGAACGCGACCTGGCCCAGCGCCTGCGCGAAGGCGAGGAGGGCGTGATGGCCGCCGCCGCCGCGCGCGATGCGGCGGCCACGTTGTTGCGGCCCACGCTGGTCTACGGCGCGGGCCGCGATGCCACGTTGACGCGCATTGCCCACCTGGCCAGCCAGTGGGGCCGCTTTCCGCTGCCGCGGCGCGCCTGCGGCCTGCGCCAGCCGGTCCACGTGGACGACCTGGCCAGCGCGGCGTTCTCCGCGATCGGCAGCGCGGCGTCGCATGGCCAGGCCTATGCGCTGCCCGGCGGCGAAACCCTCGCCTACCGCGACATGGTGCTGCGTGTGCTGGAAACCCTGGAGCCCGTGCCGACCCTGGTCGAGTTGCCCTCGCCCTTGTTCAACCTGGCCCTCGCCATGGCGCGCCTGACCGGACGGGGCACCGGGCTGGGCGAGGCGGCGGTCCTGCGCATGCGCACCCACCTGGTGTTCGATCCCGCACCGGCACAGCGCGACCTGCGTTACGCGCCGCGCGGCTTCGCGCCGACGGCGCGCATGTTCGAAGCGCGCACGGACGAGGACGACGCGGCGGACTGA
- the rpe gene encoding ribulose-phosphate 3-epimerase — translation MQSTVIAPSILSANFARLGEEVDNVLKAGADWVHFDVMDNHYVPNLTIGPMVCEALRKHGVTAPIDVHLMVQPVDRLVPDFAKAGASMITFHPEASAHVHRTVQLIKASGCQAGLVLNPGTPVEVLDYVLEDLDMVLLMSVNPGFGGQSFIPSALEKLRRVRGMIDRSGKPVRLEIDGGVKADNIAEIAQAGADTFVAGSAIFNAPDYAGVIKRMKDAVAGVR, via the coding sequence ATGCAATCCACGGTCATCGCCCCCTCCATCCTCTCGGCCAACTTCGCGCGCCTGGGCGAGGAGGTCGACAACGTCCTAAAGGCCGGCGCGGACTGGGTGCACTTCGACGTGATGGACAACCACTACGTGCCCAACCTCACCATCGGCCCGATGGTGTGCGAGGCGCTGCGCAAGCACGGCGTCACCGCGCCGATCGACGTGCACCTGATGGTGCAGCCGGTGGACCGGCTGGTGCCGGATTTCGCGAAGGCCGGCGCCTCGATGATCACCTTCCACCCCGAAGCCAGCGCGCACGTGCACCGCACCGTGCAGCTCATCAAGGCCAGCGGCTGCCAGGCCGGCCTGGTGCTCAACCCGGGCACGCCGGTGGAGGTGCTGGACTACGTGCTGGAAGACCTCGACATGGTGCTGCTGATGTCGGTCAATCCCGGCTTCGGCGGGCAGTCGTTCATTCCGTCCGCGCTGGAGAAGCTGCGTCGCGTGCGCGGCATGATCGACCGCAGTGGCAAGCCGGTCCGGCTGGAGATCGACGGTGGCGTCAAGGCCGACAACATCGCCGAAATCGCGCAGGCCGGCGCCGATACCTTCGTCGCCGGTTCGGCCATCTTCAACGCGCCGGACTATGCGGGCGTGATCAAGCGGATGAAGGATGCCGTCGCCGGGGTCCGCTGA
- a CDS encoding phosphoribosylaminoimidazolesuccinocarboxamide synthase: MSTTLHRPYLLESDLPGLPLRHRGKVRDVFDLPAAQLPAGTPSGDYLLMVATDRLSAFDVVLPDPIPGKGEMLCQISNFWFGKTEHIVPNHLTGIDVASVLPAGVDVAMYDQRAVVTKRLKPVPVECIARGFIIGSGWKDYQRTGRISGITLPDGLQQAQQLAEPIFTPSTKAAVGDHDENIDFDTAVKLVGADLAEQVRDATLRLYTFARDYAAQRGILLADTKFEFGTDADGRLYVMDEMLTPDSSRYWPADQYRVGTSPPSYDKQFVRDYLETLDWNKSAPGPRLPAEVIERTRAKYAEALEKLAGIRVD, from the coding sequence TTGTCCACGACTTTGCACCGCCCCTACCTGCTCGAATCCGACCTGCCGGGCCTGCCGCTGCGCCATCGCGGCAAGGTGCGCGACGTGTTCGACCTGCCCGCCGCGCAGCTGCCGGCGGGCACGCCGTCCGGCGATTACCTGCTGATGGTCGCCACCGACCGCCTGAGCGCCTTCGACGTCGTCCTGCCCGACCCCATTCCCGGCAAGGGCGAGATGCTCTGCCAGATCAGCAACTTCTGGTTCGGCAAGACCGAACACATCGTGCCCAACCACCTGACCGGCATCGACGTGGCCAGCGTGCTGCCCGCCGGCGTGGACGTGGCGATGTACGACCAGCGCGCGGTGGTGACCAAGCGCCTGAAGCCGGTCCCGGTGGAATGCATCGCGCGCGGTTTCATCATCGGCAGCGGCTGGAAGGATTACCAGCGCACCGGCCGCATCAGCGGCATCACCCTGCCCGACGGCCTGCAGCAGGCCCAGCAGCTGGCCGAGCCGATCTTCACCCCCTCGACCAAGGCCGCGGTCGGCGACCACGACGAGAACATCGATTTCGACACCGCGGTCAAACTGGTCGGCGCCGACCTGGCCGAGCAGGTGCGCGACGCGACGCTGCGGCTGTACACCTTCGCGCGTGATTACGCCGCCCAGCGCGGCATCCTGCTGGCCGACACCAAGTTCGAGTTCGGCACCGATGCCGACGGCCGGCTGTACGTGATGGACGAGATGCTCACGCCCGACTCCTCGCGCTACTGGCCCGCCGACCAGTACCGGGTCGGCACCAGCCCGCCCAGCTACGACAAGCAGTTCGTCCGCGACTACCTGGAAACGCTGGACTGGAACAAGAGCGCTCCCGGCCCGCGCCTGCCGGCCGAGGTGATCGAACGCACGCGCGCCAAGTACGCCGAGGCGCTGGAGAAGCTGGCGGGCATCCGCGTCGATTGA
- a CDS encoding DMT family transporter — MPARDVGLILLICLAWSINFLTSALALREIPPFLFTALRFALLALPLSFMLKRPAPGQWPRLIAVALCIGVLHFGLSFTALKLAGDLSSPAIVMQSYVPMTTLLAWWVLGERFAWRTGLAIGVSFAGVLVLGFDPLVLDRPLSLVLMVISAAFLALGTVLMKPLRGLDVFSQQGWTAVFSVLPLLAISVVLEPGGLAQLPSASAVAWGGALYAAFVSSLFGHGLYYLLVQRHPVAQVTPWLLLVPVLAVSLGIAFWGDRPGPRLWIGGAMVLGGVLIIALRGIAKSRSVPAAETP; from the coding sequence ATGCCTGCACGCGACGTCGGCCTCATCCTGCTGATCTGCCTGGCCTGGTCGATCAACTTCCTGACATCGGCGCTGGCGTTGCGCGAGATCCCGCCGTTCCTGTTCACCGCGCTGCGTTTCGCGCTGCTCGCCTTGCCGCTGTCCTTCATGCTCAAGCGGCCCGCACCCGGGCAGTGGCCGCGCCTGATCGCGGTGGCGCTGTGCATCGGCGTGCTGCACTTCGGGCTGAGTTTCACCGCGCTCAAGCTCGCCGGCGACCTGTCCTCGCCGGCAATCGTCATGCAGAGCTACGTGCCGATGACCACGCTGCTGGCCTGGTGGGTGCTGGGCGAACGCTTCGCCTGGCGCACGGGGCTGGCCATCGGCGTCAGCTTCGCCGGCGTACTGGTGCTGGGCTTCGATCCGCTGGTGCTGGACCGGCCGCTGTCGCTGGTGCTGATGGTGATTTCGGCCGCGTTCCTCGCCCTGGGCACGGTCCTGATGAAACCGCTCAGGGGGCTGGATGTCTTCAGCCAGCAGGGCTGGACCGCGGTGTTCAGCGTGCTGCCGCTGCTGGCGATCAGCGTCGTGCTCGAGCCAGGCGGCCTGGCGCAGCTGCCGTCGGCCAGCGCGGTGGCCTGGGGCGGCGCGTTGTACGCCGCCTTCGTGTCCTCGCTGTTCGGCCACGGCCTGTACTACCTGCTGGTGCAGCGCCACCCGGTCGCGCAGGTCACGCCGTGGCTGCTGCTGGTACCGGTGCTGGCGGTGTCGCTGGGCATCGCGTTCTGGGGCGATCGGCCCGGCCCGCGGCTGTGGATCGGCGGCGCGATGGTGCTGGGCGGCGTGCTGATCATCGCGCTGCGCGGGATCGCCAAGTCGCGGTCCGTGCCGGCGGCGGAAACACCCTAA
- the hmgA gene encoding homogentisate 1,2-dioxygenase produces MKSNGYQSGFGNEFATEAVAGALPVGRNSPQRVAHGLYAEQLSGTAFTAPRAENRRSWLYRIRPAAMHGAFEPFAQPAFHNDFDGGPVSPDQLRWSPLPLPAQPTDFVDGLYTMAGNGSAAGQHGVGIHLYAANAPMQGRFFYDADGELLIVPQQGRLHIATELGVLDVEPQEIAVIPRGVRFRVELPDGAARGYVCENFGALLRLPDLGPIGSNGLANPRDFLTPHAAFEDSEGEFELIAKFQGHLWRAPIGHSPLDVVAWHGNYAPYKYDLRRFNTIGSISYDHPDPSIFLVLHSASDTPGTSNMDFVIFPPRWLVAQDTFRPPWFHRNIASEFMGLVHGAYDAKAEGFAPGGCSLHNSMTGHGPDAATFDKASAADLSRPDVIGDTMAFMFETRAVIRPTRQAIDAAHRQRDYQACWAGLRKQFRAADA; encoded by the coding sequence ATGAAATCGAACGGCTACCAATCTGGTTTCGGCAACGAATTCGCCACGGAGGCGGTCGCCGGCGCGTTGCCGGTCGGGCGCAACTCGCCGCAGCGCGTCGCGCACGGGCTGTACGCCGAGCAGCTGTCGGGCACCGCGTTCACCGCACCGCGCGCCGAGAACCGGCGCAGCTGGCTGTACCGCATTCGACCGGCGGCGATGCACGGGGCGTTCGAGCCCTTCGCGCAACCGGCCTTCCACAACGACTTCGACGGCGGGCCGGTCTCGCCGGACCAGCTGCGCTGGAGTCCGCTGCCGCTGCCGGCGCAGCCCACCGACTTCGTCGACGGGCTCTACACCATGGCCGGCAACGGCTCGGCCGCGGGCCAGCATGGCGTGGGCATCCACCTGTATGCGGCCAATGCCCCGATGCAGGGGCGCTTCTTCTATGACGCCGATGGCGAGCTGCTGATCGTCCCGCAGCAGGGCCGACTGCATATCGCGACCGAACTGGGCGTGCTGGACGTGGAGCCGCAGGAGATCGCGGTGATCCCGCGCGGCGTGCGCTTCCGGGTCGAACTGCCCGACGGCGCCGCGCGCGGCTATGTCTGCGAGAACTTCGGCGCGCTGCTGCGCCTGCCCGACCTGGGTCCCATCGGCAGCAACGGCCTGGCCAATCCGCGCGACTTCCTCACCCCGCACGCCGCCTTCGAGGACAGCGAAGGGGAGTTCGAGCTGATCGCCAAGTTCCAGGGCCACCTGTGGCGCGCGCCGATCGGCCACTCGCCGCTGGACGTCGTCGCCTGGCACGGCAACTACGCGCCCTACAAGTACGACCTGCGCCGCTTCAACACGATCGGCTCGATCAGTTACGACCACCCCGATCCTTCGATCTTCCTGGTGCTGCATTCGGCCAGCGACACGCCCGGCACCAGCAACATGGATTTCGTGATCTTCCCGCCGCGCTGGCTGGTGGCGCAGGACACGTTCCGTCCGCCGTGGTTCCACCGCAACATCGCCAGCGAGTTCATGGGCCTGGTGCACGGTGCGTACGACGCCAAGGCCGAAGGCTTCGCGCCGGGTGGCTGCTCGCTGCACAACTCGATGACCGGGCACGGCCCGGACGCGGCCACGTTCGACAAGGCCAGTGCCGCGGACCTGTCCAGGCCGGACGTGATCGGCGACACGATGGCCTTCATGTTCGAGACGCGCGCGGTGATCCGTCCGACCCGGCAAGCCATCGACGCCGCCCATCGGCAGCGCGACTACCAGGCTTGCTGGGCCGGCCTGCGCAAGCAGTTCCGCGCCGCGGACGCGTAG
- the trpE gene encoding anthranilate synthase component I: MQLDAEQFRQLAEAGHTRIPVVREVFSDLDTPLSVYLKLADGPHTYLFESVEGGERFGRYSIIGLPARCVYAFAGHTLFVTQDGELVDSRVVEDPFAEVERLRAAHSVPRIEGLPGFTGGLVGWFGFECVQYIEPRLAAPRADGEHKPDELGTPDILLMLSEEVAVFDNLKGRLYLIVHADPREERAFARAQRRLDELTHRLRQGGPGYPETRDSIGLDEGDFISGFTRDGFIAAVEKSKELIRAGDIFQVVLSQRLSVPFKARPVDVYRALRALNPSPYMYFLDVGGTQVVGSSPEILVRLQHDAAGIGEITVRPIAGTRPRGATPEEDQALESELLADPKERAEHLMLIDLGRNDVGRVSQPGSVEVGEQFVIERYSHVMHIVSEVTGQLKPGLSYADVLRATFPAGTVSGAPKVRALEVIRDLEPIRRNVYSGAVGYIGWHGDADTAIAIRTAVIQDGRLHVQAGAGIVHDSDPAKEWDETMNKGRALFRAVAEAARGL; this comes from the coding sequence ATGCAACTGGACGCCGAACAGTTCCGCCAGCTCGCCGAGGCTGGCCATACCCGCATCCCGGTCGTCCGCGAGGTGTTTTCCGACCTCGACACGCCGTTGTCGGTCTACCTCAAGCTCGCCGACGGGCCGCACACCTACCTGTTCGAATCGGTCGAGGGCGGTGAACGTTTCGGCCGCTATTCGATCATCGGGCTGCCCGCGCGCTGCGTGTACGCCTTCGCCGGCCACACGCTGTTCGTGACCCAGGACGGCGAGCTGGTCGACAGCCGCGTGGTCGAGGATCCCTTCGCCGAAGTCGAACGCCTGCGCGCCGCGCACAGCGTGCCGCGCATCGAAGGGCTGCCCGGGTTCACCGGCGGGCTGGTCGGCTGGTTTGGTTTCGAGTGCGTGCAGTACATCGAGCCGCGCCTGGCGGCGCCGCGGGCCGACGGCGAGCACAAGCCCGACGAACTGGGCACGCCCGACATCCTGCTGATGCTCAGCGAGGAAGTGGCGGTATTCGACAACCTCAAGGGGCGGCTGTACCTGATCGTGCACGCCGACCCACGCGAGGAGCGCGCCTTCGCGCGTGCGCAGCGGCGGTTGGACGAGCTGACCCATCGCCTGCGCCAGGGTGGCCCCGGTTATCCGGAAACGCGTGACTCGATCGGGCTGGACGAAGGCGATTTCATCTCCGGCTTCACCCGCGACGGCTTCATTGCCGCGGTGGAGAAATCCAAGGAGCTCATCCGCGCCGGCGACATCTTCCAGGTGGTGCTGAGCCAGCGCCTGAGCGTGCCGTTCAAGGCGCGCCCGGTGGACGTGTATCGCGCGCTGCGTGCGCTCAACCCGTCGCCGTACATGTATTTCCTCGACGTGGGCGGCACGCAGGTGGTCGGTTCCTCGCCCGAGATCCTGGTCCGCCTGCAGCACGATGCCGCGGGCATCGGCGAAATCACCGTGCGACCGATCGCCGGCACGCGACCGCGCGGCGCCACGCCCGAGGAAGACCAGGCGCTGGAATCGGAACTGCTGGCCGACCCCAAGGAGCGCGCCGAACACCTGATGCTGATCGACCTGGGCCGCAACGACGTCGGACGCGTCAGCCAGCCCGGCAGCGTGGAGGTCGGCGAGCAGTTCGTCATCGAGCGCTACAGCCACGTCATGCACATCGTCAGCGAGGTCACCGGCCAGTTGAAGCCGGGGCTGAGCTACGCCGACGTGCTGCGCGCGACGTTTCCCGCCGGCACCGTCAGCGGGGCGCCCAAGGTGCGCGCGCTCGAGGTGATCCGCGACCTCGAACCGATCCGGCGCAATGTGTATTCCGGCGCGGTCGGCTACATCGGCTGGCACGGCGATGCGGACACCGCCATCGCCATCCGCACCGCGGTGATCCAGGACGGACGCCTGCACGTGCAGGCCGGCGCCGGCATCGTCCACGATTCCGATCCGGCCAAGGAATGGGACGAGACCATGAACAAGGGACGCGCGCTGTTCCGGGCCGTGGCCGAGGCCGCTCGTGGCCTGTGA
- the nhaA gene encoding Na+/H+ antiporter NhaA, whose product MSEPPHAPHGAVFHLPRALRSLVEFFRLEAAGGITLIAAAALALAIANSPWVHQYAAVRDMTIQLGTGEVRLAKPLLLWVNDGLMAIFFLLVALEIKRETLSGQLAGRERLILPLVCACAGVAVPALFFIALNHDDPGAMRGWAVPTATDIAFALGVLALLGPRVPVGMKLLLSTIAVVDDLIAIVIIALFYSHGLSLPAVGLAAAVLAAMALLNRRRVLALWPYLLLGLVLWVCVLKSGVHATLAGVATGLMIPHVDPRNAISDEVEHSPLETLEHALHPWVAFAILPVFAFLNAGLPLGGLRAEDALAMLPLGIALGLVLGKPIGIVGAAWAMRALGWARFPAGMDGRAMLGLGMLCGIGFTMSLFIASLAYAERWRYDESVLGVLGASLIAAVLGGLWLRAVLPPRVPAPAAEERTSAIPDGPERE is encoded by the coding sequence ATGAGCGAGCCACCCCACGCGCCGCACGGCGCGGTCTTCCACCTGCCGCGCGCCCTGCGCTCGCTGGTGGAATTCTTCCGCCTGGAGGCGGCGGGCGGGATCACGCTGATCGCCGCCGCCGCCCTGGCGCTGGCGATCGCCAACTCGCCGTGGGTGCACCAGTACGCCGCGGTGCGCGACATGACGATCCAGCTGGGCACGGGCGAGGTCAGACTGGCCAAGCCGCTGCTGCTGTGGGTGAACGATGGCCTGATGGCGATCTTCTTCCTGCTGGTGGCGCTGGAGATCAAGCGCGAAACCCTCAGCGGCCAGCTGGCCGGCCGCGAACGACTGATCCTGCCCCTGGTCTGCGCCTGCGCCGGCGTCGCGGTGCCGGCGCTGTTCTTCATTGCGTTGAACCACGACGACCCGGGCGCGATGCGTGGCTGGGCGGTGCCCACCGCCACGGACATCGCCTTCGCGCTGGGCGTGCTGGCGCTGCTGGGGCCGCGCGTGCCGGTGGGCATGAAACTGCTGCTGTCGACGATCGCGGTGGTCGACGACCTGATCGCCATCGTGATCATCGCGCTCTTCTACTCGCATGGCCTGTCGCTGCCGGCGGTGGGCCTGGCGGCCGCCGTGCTGGCGGCGATGGCGCTGCTCAACCGCCGCCGCGTCCTGGCGCTGTGGCCTTACCTGCTGCTGGGCCTCGTGCTGTGGGTGTGCGTGCTCAAGTCGGGGGTGCACGCCACCTTGGCCGGCGTCGCCACCGGGCTGATGATTCCGCACGTCGATCCACGCAACGCCATTTCCGACGAGGTCGAGCACTCGCCGCTGGAAACCCTCGAGCACGCCCTCCACCCCTGGGTGGCCTTCGCGATCCTGCCGGTGTTCGCCTTCCTCAATGCCGGCCTTCCGCTGGGCGGGTTGCGCGCCGAGGATGCGCTGGCGATGCTGCCGCTGGGCATCGCCCTGGGCCTGGTACTGGGCAAGCCGATCGGCATCGTGGGCGCCGCGTGGGCGATGCGCGCGCTGGGCTGGGCGCGGTTCCCGGCCGGCATGGACGGGCGCGCAATGCTGGGACTGGGGATGCTGTGCGGCATCGGTTTCACGATGAGTCTGTTCATCGCCTCGCTCGCCTATGCCGAACGCTGGCGCTACGACGAGTCGGTGCTGGGCGTGCTGGGCGCCTCGCTGATCGCGGCGGTCCTGGGTGGCCTGTGGCTGCGGGCGGTCCTGCCGCCGCGCGTGCCCGCCCCTGCGGCCGAAGAACGGACTTCCGCCATTCCTGACGGCCCGGAGCGCGAATGA
- a CDS encoding Mpo1 family 2-hydroxy fatty acid dioxygenase — translation MNATADRPIERPIDRWFASYSGDHRNPTNQLIHVICVPAILWSVIALLWCIPSPGSWFRPGLWAGLAMFGAWMFYYRASKPLGFGMLAAFVLLGWFTKYLYDTLGATGLLYTAIGVFVVAWIGQFVGHKIEGRKPSFLTDLTYLLIGPAWVLAKLFRKLGWAY, via the coding sequence ATGAACGCCACCGCCGACCGCCCGATCGAACGCCCGATCGACCGCTGGTTCGCCAGCTATTCGGGCGACCATCGCAACCCCACCAACCAGCTGATCCACGTGATCTGCGTGCCGGCGATCCTGTGGAGCGTCATCGCGCTGCTGTGGTGCATCCCCTCGCCGGGCAGCTGGTTCCGGCCCGGCCTGTGGGCCGGCCTGGCGATGTTCGGCGCCTGGATGTTCTATTACCGGGCATCCAAGCCGCTGGGCTTCGGCATGCTCGCGGCGTTCGTGCTGCTGGGCTGGTTCACCAAGTACCTGTACGACACGCTCGGCGCGACCGGATTGCTGTACACGGCGATCGGCGTATTCGTGGTGGCCTGGATCGGCCAGTTCGTCGGCCACAAGATCGAAGGCCGCAAGCCCAGTTTCCTGACCGACCTGACCTATCTGCTGATCGGCCCGGCGTGGGTGCTGGCCAAGCTGTTCCGCAAGCTGGGCTGGGCCTACTGA
- a CDS encoding J domain-containing protein, with protein sequence MKRWYGKLLGFFAGAALMRANPPLGALIGLLIGHAFDADWFRLRQRDNPYGVLGLSADATDADIDQAYRRLMAQYHPDRLAGAAVELRQQAEAKAREINAAYDRIKTLRRR encoded by the coding sequence ATGAAACGCTGGTACGGCAAACTGCTGGGCTTCTTCGCCGGTGCCGCCCTGATGCGCGCCAACCCGCCGCTGGGCGCGCTGATCGGCCTGCTGATCGGCCATGCCTTCGACGCCGACTGGTTCCGGTTGCGCCAGCGGGACAACCCCTACGGCGTGCTCGGCCTGAGCGCCGACGCCACCGATGCGGACATCGACCAGGCCTATCGCCGCCTGATGGCCCAGTACCACCCCGATCGCCTCGCCGGCGCCGCCGTGGAACTGCGGCAGCAGGCCGAGGCGAAGGCCCGGGAGATCAACGCGGCCTACGACCGCATCAAGACACTGCGCCGGCGGTGA
- a CDS encoding sodium:calcium antiporter: MILAVGLFALGLVLLALGGDSIVKGASGLSRKLGLSPFTTGLVLVAFATSLPELAVNLTAALHGQGELALGNAVGSNTANVGLTLGAAALAAPLVMRWQTLNRLLWILVLGTVAVLVLGADGRLSQVEGLAMLLAFVGVFFYALMRSRGESRELREDIARFAETSTLPMQNVIRFVLGALLLWIGSLLIVGGPGVHLFGLDLSDVGASHIGQGMGLSPVLTGLIPVAIGTALPEVAAAIAAARRGQGDMVMGHVLGASVFNILVVIGGMAAFGSIDLPMTQMSLKPLVSSFSLPLGYELLAALAFALMLYPVLRGDMRVNRTEGGLLLLAYALYVAVELFASR; encoded by the coding sequence ATGATCCTGGCAGTCGGCTTGTTCGCGCTGGGCCTGGTGCTGCTCGCACTGGGCGGCGATTCGATCGTCAAGGGCGCTTCGGGCCTGTCCAGGAAGCTGGGCCTGTCGCCCTTCACCACGGGGCTGGTGCTGGTGGCCTTCGCCACCTCGCTGCCGGAGCTGGCGGTCAACCTCACCGCCGCCCTGCATGGCCAGGGCGAGCTGGCGCTGGGCAACGCGGTGGGCAGCAACACGGCCAACGTCGGGCTCACCCTGGGCGCGGCCGCGCTGGCCGCGCCGCTGGTGATGCGCTGGCAGACGCTCAACCGCCTGCTGTGGATCCTCGTGCTGGGCACCGTGGCGGTGCTGGTGCTGGGCGCCGATGGCAGGCTCTCGCAGGTCGAGGGGCTGGCGATGCTGCTGGCCTTCGTCGGCGTCTTCTTCTATGCGCTGATGCGCAGCCGCGGCGAGTCGCGGGAACTGCGCGAGGACATCGCCCGGTTCGCGGAAACCAGCACGCTGCCGATGCAGAACGTCATCCGTTTCGTCCTCGGCGCGCTCCTGCTGTGGATCGGCTCGCTGCTGATCGTCGGCGGGCCCGGCGTGCACCTGTTCGGCCTGGATCTGTCGGATGTCGGCGCCTCGCACATCGGCCAGGGCATGGGCCTGTCGCCGGTCCTCACCGGCCTGATCCCCGTCGCGATCGGCACCGCGTTGCCGGAAGTCGCCGCCGCCATCGCCGCCGCCCGCCGCGGGCAGGGCGACATGGTGATGGGCCACGTGCTGGGCGCCAGTGTGTTCAACATCCTGGTGGTGATCGGCGGCATGGCGGCGTTCGGCTCGATCGACCTGCCGATGACCCAGATGAGCCTGAAGCCCCTGGTGAGCAGCTTCTCGCTGCCACTGGGTTACGAGCTGCTGGCCGCGCTGGCGTTCGCGCTGATGCTGTACCCGGTGCTGCGCGGCGACATGCGCGTCAACCGCACCGAAGGCGGCCTGCTGCTGCTCGCCTACGCCCTCTACGTCGCCGTGGAACTGTTCGCCAGCCGTTAG